A region of Panicum virgatum strain AP13 chromosome 8N, P.virgatum_v5, whole genome shotgun sequence DNA encodes the following proteins:
- the LOC120684624 gene encoding protein trichome birefringence-like 34, with the protein MKTETTPKMTVLHAPVGVRSIVSSLVAFFIVASSVTFLLDRGQEAQVQMAVEHGRQEMQVKLEAGLQEPAMRGTTDAGDAGEECNWSRGRWVYDNMSRPLYSGLKCAFIFPEVACDKYGRKDVMYQHWRWQPHGCDLPRFDATKLLEKLRNKRLVFVGDSVNRNQWVSLVCMVEASIPDDRLKMRIFNGSLISFKALEYNATIDFYWSPLLVESNSDNPIIHRVEYRIIRADRIERHASVWRDADIIVFNSYLWWRKQKDDMRMKVMYGSFEDGDARLDEMEMIDGFEIALKKLTEWLGENIDKNKTRIFFAGSSPTHSWASNWGGEDSNKCLNETEPIYKIGYKAATTDYSLMAKAKSYFKTLEPKGMHVQILNITELSDYRKDGHPTVFRRQFVPLTKEQIANPASYADCTHWCLPGVPDVWNEFLYGYLMYK; encoded by the exons ATGAAGACAGAAACCACTCCCAAGATGACGGTGCTCCATGCTCCGGTTGGAGTGAGGAGCATCGTGAGCTCCCTTGTGGCCTTCTTCATTGTCGCCAGCTCTGTCACCTTCTTGCTTGACCGAGGCCAGGAAGCGCAAGTGCAAATGGCGGTCGAGCATGGACGCCAAGAAATGCAGGTGAAGTTGGAGGCTGGACTCCAAGAACCAGCGATGAGAGGGACTACTGATGCGGGCGATGCCGGTGAGGAGTGCAACTGGTCGAGGGGACGGTGGGTGTACGACAACATGTCCAGGCCATTATACTCCGGGCTCAAGTGTGCTTTCATCTTTCCTGAGGTGGCTTGCGACAAATATGGAAGGAAGGATGTCATGTATCAGCACTGGAGATGGCAGCCTCATGGATGCGACCTTCCAAG ATTCGATGCCACCAAGCTGCTTGAAAAGCTGAGGAACAAGAGATTAGTATTTGTGGGCGATTCAGTCAACAGGAACCAATGGGTCTCTCTTGTGTGCATGGTAGAGGCCTCAATACCTGATGACAGGCTCAAGATGCGCATCTTCAATGGCTCTCTCATCTCCTTCAAGGCACTG GAATACAATGCAACAATAGATTTCTACTGGTCACCACTGCTTGTGGAGTCCAACAGCGACAACCCCATAATCCACCGTGTGGAGTATCGGATCATAAGGGCAGACAGAATTGAGAGGCATGCCAGTGTCTGGAGGGATGCAGACATCATTGTCTTCAATTCTTACTTGTGGTGGAGGAAGCAGAAGGATGACATGAGGATGAAGGTGAT GTATGGCTCATTTGAAGATGGCGATGCAAGGTTAGACGAAATGGAAATGATTGATGGTTTCGAGATAGCTCTCAAGAAACTTACTGAATGGCTTGGAGAGAATATTGACAAGAACAAGACAAGAATCTTTTTCGCAGGATCATCACCTACACATTCCTG GGCTAGCAACTGGGGTGGAGAAGACAGCAACAAGTGCCTCAACGAAACAGAGCCGATATACAAAATCGGATACAAAGCCGCAACTACAGATTACAGTCTGATGGCCAAGGCTAAGTCATATTTTAAAACATTGGAGCCGAAAGGTATGCATGTTCAGATACTGAACATCACAGAGCTTTCTGACTACCGCAAGGACGGGCATCCTACTGTGTTCAGGAGACAGTTTGTTCCTCTGACAAAAGAGCAGATTGCGAACCCAGCCAGCTACGCGGATTGCACGCATTGGTGCCTCCCCGGCGTTCCTGATGTCTGGAACGAGTTTTTATATGGCTACCTCATGTACAAATGA